The following proteins come from a genomic window of Achromobacter sp. AONIH1:
- a CDS encoding fumarylacetoacetate hydrolase family protein: MKLATLKNGARDGQLVVVSRDLSRHLAVSAIAATLQQALDDWTRIAPRLQAEYQALNDGRRAGEPFDPAHCAAPLPRAYQWLDASAYLNHVDLTRRARGGEMPPSFLTDPLMYQGASDDFMGPRDPITAASEDLGVDLEAEIVVITNDVPLGVNADDALRHIVLLGLVNDVTLRNVVLPELAKGFGFLQGKPASALSPVLVTPDELQPYWRGGKLHRPMQVWLNDRLIGQPQAGEEMQFHFGELIAHAARTRRLGAGTLLGSGTISNASDAAGVCCLVEARVREKLRDGEMRTPFLKHGDRVRIGMRDDAGASLFGDIDQEVEIPATRPLPATAALETAAA; this comes from the coding sequence ATGAAACTCGCCACCTTGAAGAACGGCGCGCGCGACGGCCAACTGGTCGTCGTCAGCCGCGATCTGTCTCGCCACCTCGCCGTGTCCGCCATCGCCGCCACCTTGCAGCAGGCGCTCGACGACTGGACTCGGATCGCGCCACGCCTGCAAGCCGAATACCAGGCCCTGAACGACGGCCGCCGCGCCGGCGAACCCTTCGATCCCGCGCATTGCGCCGCGCCGCTGCCGCGCGCCTATCAATGGCTGGACGCGTCGGCCTACCTGAACCACGTCGACCTGACCCGACGCGCGCGCGGCGGCGAAATGCCGCCATCCTTCCTGACCGATCCGCTCATGTACCAGGGCGCGTCGGACGACTTCATGGGGCCGCGGGATCCCATCACCGCCGCCAGCGAGGACCTGGGCGTGGACCTGGAAGCCGAGATCGTCGTGATCACCAACGACGTGCCCCTGGGCGTGAACGCCGACGACGCGCTGCGACACATCGTGCTGCTGGGCCTGGTCAACGATGTCACGCTGCGCAACGTGGTGCTGCCCGAGCTGGCCAAGGGCTTCGGCTTCCTGCAAGGCAAGCCGGCCTCGGCGCTGTCGCCGGTGCTGGTCACGCCCGACGAGCTGCAACCGTACTGGCGCGGCGGCAAGCTGCACCGGCCCATGCAGGTCTGGCTGAACGACAGGCTCATCGGCCAGCCCCAGGCCGGCGAGGAAATGCAGTTCCACTTCGGCGAGCTGATCGCGCATGCGGCGCGCACGCGCCGCCTGGGCGCCGGCACGCTGCTGGGCAGCGGCACGATCTCCAACGCCAGCGACGCGGCCGGCGTCTGCTGCCTGGTGGAAGCGCGCGTGCGCGAGAAGCTGCGCGATGGCGAAATGCGCACGCCATTCCTCAAGCATGGCGACCGCGTGCGGATCGGCATGCGCGACGATGCCGGCGCGAGCCTGTTCGGCGATATCGACCAGGAGGTGGAAATTCCCGCCACGCGGCCGTTGCCGGCCACGGCCGCACTTGAAACCGCCGCAGCCTGA
- a CDS encoding FAD-dependent oxidoreductase — MMELPTYPFVRPDELDRARSAPHPVIVVGGGLSGLTMALDLVRRGQRVTLLDDDNTVGVRGLASRGMVWAQRTLDIFDRLDVADVIVAKGVRWNVGRVLCRDAAVASFTLQAQPDMRHNGFVNLQQYYLEAFLVEALQREPLAELRWLNRVDAIDSPADGGPVTLRVHTPEGDYRTQAEWVIACDGANSPLRQALGLRPEVYDRNEDRWIIIDVVLRGTSWPEERWTWLDAGSNHGRAVWRHKMADDTWRLDFQLRPDEDAQAACTPQAMRQRVWDLLGEQVDFDIAWHGVWAYRHECLPGLRHGRVLFAGDSAHLVAPFGARGGNGGIQDADNLGWKLALVLQGRASDTLLDSYSAERKHAALENIRQARRSSRFVHPGPAESARMWRDAIIALAPRHDVPARMINTGRLCMPAIYPPSPLAHPASPHAGRALPNVVLDRRAQRSLHQLLGPWFTALVFGDPVPDIPEPAADDALLRRVTVGAHCDAEGREALRRQLGVEMNGEVWLIRPDQHVMAAVDAAASGQAGAALPDWIAAALYPCAHPASPDAHSPSNAGAHAHAPVAAAA, encoded by the coding sequence ATGATGGAGCTTCCCACCTACCCTTTCGTCAGGCCCGACGAGCTGGACCGAGCCCGGTCCGCGCCGCACCCGGTCATCGTCGTGGGCGGCGGCCTGAGCGGCCTGACGATGGCGCTGGACCTGGTCCGCCGGGGCCAGCGCGTGACCCTGCTGGACGACGACAACACCGTGGGCGTGCGCGGCCTGGCCTCGCGCGGCATGGTCTGGGCGCAGCGCACGCTGGACATCTTCGACCGCCTGGACGTGGCCGACGTCATCGTCGCCAAGGGGGTGCGCTGGAACGTCGGGCGCGTGCTGTGCCGCGATGCGGCAGTCGCCTCGTTCACGTTGCAGGCGCAGCCCGACATGCGCCACAACGGCTTCGTGAACCTGCAGCAATACTATCTGGAAGCCTTCCTGGTCGAGGCGCTGCAACGCGAGCCGCTGGCCGAGCTGCGCTGGCTCAACCGCGTCGACGCGATCGACTCGCCCGCCGACGGCGGTCCGGTCACGCTGCGCGTGCACACGCCCGAGGGCGACTACCGCACGCAGGCCGAATGGGTGATCGCCTGCGACGGCGCCAACAGCCCGCTGCGCCAGGCGCTGGGCCTGCGGCCCGAGGTCTACGACCGCAACGAAGACCGCTGGATCATCATCGACGTGGTGCTGCGCGGTACGTCCTGGCCGGAAGAGCGCTGGACCTGGCTGGACGCCGGCAGCAACCACGGCCGGGCCGTCTGGCGCCACAAGATGGCCGACGACACCTGGCGGCTGGACTTCCAGCTTCGCCCCGACGAGGACGCGCAGGCCGCCTGCACGCCGCAGGCCATGCGCCAGCGCGTCTGGGACCTGCTGGGCGAACAGGTCGATTTCGATATCGCCTGGCACGGCGTCTGGGCCTATCGCCACGAATGCCTGCCCGGCCTGCGTCATGGCCGCGTGCTGTTCGCCGGCGACTCGGCGCACCTGGTGGCGCCGTTCGGCGCGCGCGGCGGCAACGGCGGCATCCAGGACGCCGACAACCTGGGCTGGAAACTGGCGCTGGTGCTGCAGGGACGCGCCAGCGACACGCTGCTCGACAGCTACAGCGCCGAGCGCAAGCACGCGGCGCTGGAGAACATCCGCCAGGCGCGGCGCTCGTCGCGCTTCGTGCATCCCGGCCCGGCCGAATCGGCGCGCATGTGGCGCGACGCCATCATCGCGCTGGCCCCGCGCCACGACGTGCCCGCGCGCATGATCAATACCGGCCGGCTCTGCATGCCGGCCATCTATCCGCCGTCGCCGCTGGCGCATCCCGCCAGCCCGCATGCGGGACGCGCGCTGCCCAACGTGGTGCTGGACCGGCGCGCGCAGCGCTCACTGCACCAGCTGCTCGGCCCCTGGTTCACCGCCCTGGTCTTCGGCGACCCCGTACCGGACATCCCGGAGCCGGCCGCCGACGACGCCCTGCTGCGTCGCGTGACGGTCGGCGCCCATTGCGATGCCGAGGGCCGCGAGGCGCTGCGGCGCCAGCTGGGCGTGGAGATGAACGGCGAAGTCTGGCTGATCCGACCGGACCAGCATGTGATGGCCGCCGTCGATGCCGCCGCCTCGGGCCAGGCTGGCGCCGCCCTGCCGGACTGGATCGCCGCCGCGCTCTACCCCTGCGCCCACCCCGCGTCCCCGGACGCGCACTCCCCATCGAATGCCGGAGCCCACGCCCATGCCCCTGTCGCAGCCGCAGCTTGA
- a CDS encoding helix-turn-helix transcriptional regulator, whose amino-acid sequence MRETSHQAFARADGGQWAVPVITGLGGPAFHATLLAGLRDLVGADHVTDLSYDRAGGLGQCSAASLLNQSMIEWTTNLYVNGSFYRRDPNYQMLCGMAGQRRRSEDLIVETLCPEGIPDAEYRRLLFERPGFASKISVIGARDDGVCYINLYFSRRHGAGVEDLLRGCAPLLIALSRRHRELRCPAEPACTGAESWASGFSLREIQVAGLLRRGHTAKQVGRELGLSPATVVTYKNRIFKKCQVASLKEFLLKTPSPAAQERIGLSC is encoded by the coding sequence ATGAGAGAGACAAGCCATCAAGCGTTCGCGCGCGCGGACGGCGGGCAGTGGGCAGTTCCCGTGATCACCGGCCTGGGCGGCCCGGCCTTTCATGCCACCTTGCTGGCGGGGCTGCGCGATCTGGTGGGCGCCGACCACGTCACCGACCTGAGCTACGACCGCGCCGGCGGACTGGGCCAGTGTTCGGCCGCCAGCCTGCTGAATCAGTCCATGATCGAGTGGACGACCAACCTCTATGTCAACGGCAGCTTCTATCGCCGTGACCCCAATTACCAGATGCTCTGCGGCATGGCGGGACAGCGGCGCCGTTCGGAAGACCTGATCGTCGAGACGCTCTGTCCCGAGGGTATTCCCGATGCCGAATACCGGCGCCTGCTGTTCGAGCGGCCGGGCTTCGCCAGCAAGATCTCGGTCATCGGCGCGCGCGACGATGGCGTCTGCTACATCAACCTGTATTTCTCGCGGCGGCACGGCGCCGGCGTGGAGGATCTGCTGCGCGGCTGCGCGCCGCTGCTGATCGCGCTGAGCCGGCGTCATCGCGAACTGCGCTGCCCGGCCGAACCGGCATGCACCGGGGCCGAGAGCTGGGCTTCGGGGTTTTCACTGAGAGAGATCCAGGTGGCCGGCCTGTTGCGGCGCGGCCATACCGCCAAGCAGGTGGGGCGCGAGCTGGGCTTGTCGCCAGCCACCGTGGTGACCTACAAGAACCGCATCTTCAAGAAATGCCAGGTCGCCAGCCTGAAGGAATTCCTGCTGAAGACGCCGTCGCCAGCGGCACAGGAACGGATCGGCCTTTCCTGTTGA
- a CDS encoding hybrid-cluster NAD(P)-dependent oxidoreductase → MNAPQTALAAAPSIDGAMSRLHQHEYWRRLPPPWNCETEEALLCTHVRAETHDVKSFFFRSPAGHAFAFTPGQFLTLELDIGGTRLNRCYTISSPPTQPHTLSITVKRVPGGPVSNWLHDHLSAGMSVRTLGPAGVFSNALHPAERYLFLSAGSGITPLMSMARTHRDLCDDRDIVFVHNARTPDDIIFERELDLLASNLSRFRAHFVCEQLGRRPSWHGLTGRLSLPALALMAPDFLTRTVFTCGPAPYMRAAREMLAQAGLDMSRYHEESFSFDEQATAPAPEPRATSTGSSYTVRFERSQRSLGCAADQTVLDAARAAGLRLPSSCTQGMCGTCKVRLLSGEVDMRHQGGIRQREIDQGMVLLCCSRPLSDLIIEK, encoded by the coding sequence ATGAACGCCCCCCAGACCGCCCTGGCCGCCGCGCCGTCCATCGACGGCGCCATGTCGCGCCTGCACCAGCATGAGTACTGGCGACGCCTGCCGCCGCCCTGGAACTGCGAAACCGAGGAAGCGCTGTTGTGCACGCACGTCCGCGCCGAAACCCACGACGTCAAGAGCTTCTTCTTCCGCTCGCCGGCCGGCCACGCCTTCGCCTTCACGCCCGGTCAGTTCCTGACGCTGGAGCTGGACATCGGCGGCACGCGGCTGAACCGCTGCTACACGATCTCGTCGCCGCCGACCCAGCCGCACACCCTGTCCATCACCGTCAAGCGCGTGCCTGGCGGCCCCGTGTCGAACTGGTTGCACGACCACCTGAGCGCGGGCATGTCGGTACGAACGCTCGGCCCAGCGGGCGTCTTCAGCAACGCGCTGCATCCGGCCGAGCGCTACCTGTTCCTGTCCGCCGGCTCGGGCATCACCCCGCTGATGTCCATGGCGCGCACCCACCGCGATCTGTGCGACGACCGCGACATCGTCTTCGTCCACAACGCCCGCACGCCCGACGACATCATCTTCGAGCGCGAACTGGACCTGCTGGCCTCGAACCTGTCGCGCTTCCGCGCCCACTTCGTCTGTGAGCAGCTCGGCCGCCGGCCGTCCTGGCACGGACTGACCGGCCGGCTGAGCCTGCCCGCGCTGGCGCTCATGGCGCCGGATTTCCTGACGCGCACCGTGTTCACCTGCGGGCCGGCCCCCTACATGCGCGCGGCGCGCGAGATGCTGGCCCAGGCCGGCCTGGACATGAGCCGCTATCACGAAGAGAGCTTCTCCTTCGACGAACAAGCGACCGCGCCGGCCCCGGAGCCGCGCGCCACATCCACCGGGTCCAGCTACACCGTGCGGTTCGAGCGCAGCCAGCGCAGCCTGGGCTGCGCGGCGGACCAGACCGTGCTGGACGCCGCGCGCGCCGCCGGCCTGCGGCTGCCGTCCTCGTGCACGCAAGGCATGTGCGGCACCTGCAAGGTCAGACTGCTGTCCGGAGAGGTCGACATGCGCCATCAGGGCGGCATCCGGCAACGGGAAATCGACCAGGGCATGGTGCTGCTGTGCTGCAGCCGCCCCCTGAGCGACCTGATCATCGAGAAGTAA
- the fdhA gene encoding formaldehyde dehydrogenase, glutathione-independent has protein sequence MAENRGVVYMGQGRVEVQPLRFPELVDPRGRRIGHGAILKVVATNICGSDQHMVRGRTTAPAGMVLGHEITGEVIEIGPDVETLRVGDLVSVPFNVACGRCRCCKEQDTGVCLNVNPDRPGGAYGYVDMGGWIGGQARYVMVPYADFNLLRFPDAAQAMEKIRDLTCLSDILPTGYHGAVSAGVGPGSTVYVAGAGPVGLAAAASARLLGAAVVIVGDVNAARLAHARASGFQTVDLTLDAPLPEQVAAILGAPEVDCAVDAVGFEARGHGGEGSRAEAPAAVLNALMEVTRVAGRIGIPGLYVTDDPGAADPAARRGSLSVRFGLGWAKAHSFHTGQTPVTKYNRALMQAILWDRLRIADVVGVTLISLDDAPRGYAEFDAGAPRKFVIDPHGALLAA, from the coding sequence ATGGCAGAGAACAGAGGCGTGGTTTACATGGGGCAGGGACGCGTGGAGGTCCAGCCGCTCCGCTTCCCCGAGCTGGTGGATCCCCGGGGCCGCAGGATCGGGCATGGCGCCATCCTGAAAGTGGTCGCCACCAACATCTGCGGTTCCGATCAGCACATGGTGCGCGGCCGCACCACGGCGCCCGCGGGCATGGTGCTGGGGCACGAGATTACCGGCGAGGTCATCGAGATCGGCCCCGACGTGGAGACGTTGCGGGTCGGTGATCTGGTGTCCGTGCCGTTCAACGTGGCCTGCGGCCGTTGCCGCTGCTGCAAGGAACAGGACACGGGCGTGTGCCTGAACGTGAATCCGGACCGGCCCGGCGGCGCGTATGGCTATGTGGACATGGGCGGCTGGATCGGCGGACAGGCCCGCTACGTGATGGTGCCCTACGCCGATTTCAACCTGCTTCGCTTTCCCGACGCGGCGCAGGCCATGGAGAAGATCCGCGACCTGACCTGCCTGTCGGACATCCTGCCCACCGGCTACCACGGCGCGGTGTCGGCGGGCGTGGGGCCGGGCAGTACGGTCTACGTGGCCGGCGCGGGACCCGTGGGGCTGGCGGCCGCGGCCTCGGCGCGGCTGCTGGGCGCGGCCGTCGTCATCGTGGGCGACGTGAACGCGGCGCGGCTGGCGCATGCGCGCGCGTCCGGTTTCCAGACCGTGGACCTGACGCTGGACGCGCCCCTGCCCGAGCAGGTCGCGGCGATCCTGGGCGCGCCGGAGGTGGATTGCGCGGTCGACGCGGTGGGCTTCGAGGCGCGCGGCCACGGCGGGGAGGGCTCGCGGGCCGAGGCGCCGGCGGCGGTGCTCAACGCGCTCATGGAGGTGACGCGGGTGGCGGGCCGCATCGGCATTCCCGGACTCTATGTCACCGACGATCCCGGCGCCGCCGATCCGGCCGCGCGGCGCGGCAGCCTGTCGGTGCGCTTCGGACTGGGCTGGGCCAAGGCCCATAGCTTCCACACCGGTCAGACGCCGGTGACGAAGTACAACCGGGCCCTGATGCAGGCCATCCTCTGGGACCGCCTGCGGATCGCCGACGTGGTGGGCGTGACGCTGATTTCCCTGGACGATGCGCCCAGGGGGTATGCCGAGTTCGATGCCGGCGCGCCACGAAAATTCGTGATCGATCCGCACGGCGCGCTGCTGGCGGCGTGA
- a CDS encoding BCCT family transporter: MTHPHHRFLDRLQGSAQAGQDNIRFGILDIHHPVFPISVAVIAAFVIFALLQAGPTEAALNGIRGWLTSTFDWLFMGAANLFVLFSLFLIFSPMGSVVIGGQDAKPEYSFVGWTSMLFATGMGIGLVFFGVMEPMHHFNNPPLGLAPPLDAQGQLVAPAVAPARELAMAATVFHWGLHPWAIYAVVGLSLALITYNLRLPLSIRSVLYPILGLRHARGALGNAIDILAVFAVLFGLATSLGLGAQQALAGLHHLYGIEINAQNKIILVIVISAIALGSVVAGIEAGVKRLSELNVALALLLMLLIIAVGPTADILQGLLDNTAAYLRYLPQLSQPFGRDDNAFLQGWTSFYWAWWISWSPFVGMFIARISKGRSVRQFLVCVLIAPTLVSIFWMTTFGGTALHQLVAQGYTGVQEMVLANQPELSLFMMLRQLPWAGLTSLVAIVLVVIFFVTSSDSGSLVIDGITAGGKVDAPIIQRIFWAVAQGVVALILLLGGGLNSLQAASVATGFPFLFVLLLMMLSTWRVLRWCHRAERRAVSPSPR; this comes from the coding sequence ATGACCCATCCCCACCATCGGTTCCTGGACCGCCTGCAGGGCAGCGCGCAGGCGGGCCAGGACAACATCCGCTTCGGCATCCTCGACATCCATCACCCCGTCTTTCCCATCTCGGTGGCCGTGATCGCCGCCTTCGTGATCTTCGCCCTGCTGCAGGCCGGCCCCACCGAGGCCGCGCTCAACGGCATCAGAGGCTGGCTGACCTCGACCTTCGACTGGCTCTTCATGGGCGCGGCCAATCTCTTCGTGCTGTTCAGCCTGTTCCTGATCTTCTCGCCCATGGGCAGCGTCGTGATCGGCGGCCAGGATGCCAAGCCCGAATATTCCTTCGTCGGCTGGACCTCGATGCTGTTTGCCACCGGCATGGGAATCGGACTGGTCTTCTTCGGCGTGATGGAGCCCATGCATCATTTCAACAATCCGCCGCTGGGCCTGGCGCCGCCGCTGGACGCGCAAGGCCAGCTGGTTGCCCCGGCCGTCGCGCCCGCGCGGGAGCTGGCCATGGCCGCCACGGTGTTCCACTGGGGCCTGCATCCCTGGGCGATCTACGCGGTCGTCGGCCTGTCGCTGGCGCTGATCACCTACAACCTGCGCCTGCCGCTGTCCATCCGGTCGGTGCTCTATCCCATCCTCGGACTGCGGCACGCGCGCGGCGCGCTGGGCAACGCCATCGACATACTGGCCGTGTTCGCCGTGCTGTTCGGCCTGGCGACTTCGCTGGGCCTTGGCGCGCAGCAGGCGCTGGCCGGCCTGCATCACCTGTACGGCATCGAGATCAACGCGCAGAACAAGATCATCCTGGTGATCGTGATCTCGGCGATCGCGCTGGGCTCGGTCGTGGCCGGCATCGAGGCGGGCGTCAAGCGCCTGTCCGAGCTGAACGTGGCGCTGGCCCTGCTGCTGATGCTGCTGATCATCGCCGTGGGCCCGACCGCCGACATCCTGCAAGGCCTGCTCGACAACACCGCCGCCTACCTGCGATACCTGCCGCAGCTGTCGCAGCCCTTCGGCCGCGACGACAACGCCTTCCTGCAGGGCTGGACCTCGTTCTACTGGGCCTGGTGGATTTCCTGGTCGCCCTTCGTCGGCATGTTCATCGCCCGCATTTCCAAGGGCCGCAGCGTGCGCCAGTTCCTGGTCTGTGTGCTGATCGCGCCGACGCTGGTCTCCATTTTCTGGATGACCACCTTCGGCGGCACCGCGCTGCACCAGCTGGTGGCGCAGGGCTATACGGGCGTGCAGGAAATGGTGCTGGCCAACCAGCCCGAGCTGTCGCTCTTCATGATGCTGCGCCAGCTGCCCTGGGCCGGCCTGACCTCGCTGGTCGCGATCGTGCTGGTGGTGATCTTCTTCGTCACCTCGTCGGATTCCGGTTCACTGGTCATCGACGGCATCACCGCCGGCGGCAAGGTCGACGCGCCCATCATCCAGCGCATCTTCTGGGCCGTGGCCCAGGGCGTGGTCGCGCTTATCCTGCTGCTGGGCGGCGGACTCAATTCCCTGCAGGCCGCCTCGGTGGCCACGGGCTTTCCATTCCTGTTCGTGCTGCTCCTGATGATGCTGTCGACCTGGCGCGTGCTGCGCTGGTGCCATCGCGCCGAACGCCGGGCGGTTTCCCCGTCGCCGCGTTGA
- a CDS encoding GlxA family transcriptional regulator — protein sequence MHPQPHPDTPVSSRPLPVQPDPPDAAHSHFGFLLLPDFSMIAFVNAVEALRMANYVSRRPLYRWSVLTPDGAPATGSNGLPITPTASLDDTPAMETLFVCGGIEVRRHVNGALIRALTRLARLGMTLGSLCTGSYALVKAGLMNGYRCAVHWENLSSLREEFSAVTFTEDLFVTDRDRITCSGGTAPLYLMLDLMARRYGDAVAAGVSEQFILDRIRSATEKQHIPMAARIGVNRRELVSTAQLMEAHIEDPLSFDQIAESVGLSQRQLQRMFKEYLNISPTRYYLWLRLRRARELLLQTDMSVMSVTVACGFQSPCHFSKAYRSQFGHPPNSERRRARA from the coding sequence ATGCATCCCCAACCCCATCCGGACACCCCGGTTTCCAGCCGGCCCCTGCCTGTCCAGCCCGATCCGCCCGACGCGGCGCACAGCCATTTCGGCTTCCTGCTGCTGCCCGACTTCTCGATGATCGCCTTCGTCAACGCCGTCGAGGCGCTGCGGATGGCCAACTATGTCAGCCGGCGCCCGCTGTATCGCTGGTCGGTGCTGACGCCCGACGGCGCGCCCGCCACGGGCAGCAACGGCCTGCCCATCACGCCCACCGCGAGCCTGGACGACACGCCCGCCATGGAGACCCTGTTCGTCTGTGGCGGCATCGAGGTCAGGCGCCACGTCAACGGCGCGCTGATCCGGGCGCTGACGCGGCTGGCGCGCCTGGGCATGACGCTGGGCAGCCTCTGTACGGGCAGCTACGCGCTGGTCAAGGCCGGCTTGATGAACGGCTATCGCTGCGCCGTGCATTGGGAAAACCTGTCCTCGCTGCGCGAGGAATTCTCGGCCGTGACATTCACCGAAGACCTGTTCGTGACCGACCGCGACCGCATCACCTGTTCGGGCGGCACCGCGCCGCTCTACCTGATGCTGGATCTCATGGCGCGGCGCTACGGCGACGCGGTAGCCGCCGGCGTGTCGGAACAGTTCATCCTGGACCGTATCCGCAGCGCCACCGAAAAGCAGCACATCCCGATGGCCGCGCGCATCGGCGTCAACCGACGCGAACTGGTGAGCACGGCGCAGCTCATGGAAGCGCACATCGAAGACCCGCTGAGCTTCGACCAGATCGCGGAGAGCGTGGGGCTGTCGCAGCGGCAATTGCAGCGCATGTTCAAGGAATACCTGAACATCTCGCCCACCCGCTATTACCTGTGGCTGCGGCTGCGCCGCGCGCGCGAGCTGCTGCTGCAGACGGACATGTCGGTGATGAGCGTCACGGTGGCCTGCGGCTTCCAGTCACCCTGTCATTTCAGCAAGGCATACCGTTCGCAGTTCGGCCATCCGCCGAACAGCGAACGCCGGCGCGCGCGGGCCTGA
- a CDS encoding VOC family protein, giving the protein MTQSDLPRDAESGAALRGLHHFAWRCRDAEETRHFYEDILGLPLVHVVKEERVPSTGEYCPFVHLFFEFADHSHIAFFDLGDNGVSVPDPATPRWVNHFAMEVENEAALETMRRRLTGHGIETVGPTDHHFIRSIYFFDPNGLRLEITVRLPMHDYVADKRRAAHDELAAWTRDKAAGLRPGQSGTSSQARQAG; this is encoded by the coding sequence ATGACCCAATCCGACCTGCCCCGCGACGCCGAGTCCGGCGCCGCCCTGCGCGGACTGCATCACTTCGCCTGGCGCTGCCGAGACGCGGAGGAAACGCGCCACTTCTACGAAGACATCCTCGGCCTGCCGCTGGTGCACGTGGTCAAGGAAGAGCGCGTGCCGTCGACCGGCGAATACTGCCCCTTCGTGCATCTGTTCTTCGAATTCGCCGACCACTCGCACATCGCCTTCTTCGACCTGGGCGACAACGGCGTCAGCGTCCCCGACCCCGCCACGCCGCGCTGGGTCAATCACTTCGCCATGGAAGTCGAGAACGAAGCCGCGCTGGAAACCATGCGCCGACGGTTGACCGGACACGGCATCGAGACCGTCGGGCCGACCGACCACCACTTCATCCGCTCCATCTACTTCTTCGATCCCAACGGCCTGCGCCTGGAAATCACCGTGCGCCTGCCCATGCACGACTACGTCGCCGACAAGCGCCGCGCCGCGCACGACGAGCTGGCCGCCTGGACCCGCGACAAGGCCGCCGGCCTGCGGCCCGGCCAGAGCGGCACCAGCAGCCAGGCGCGCCAGGCCGGCTGA
- a CDS encoding MBL fold metallo-hydrolase — protein sequence MSKPFASQADLAEKKISFERLSDNAYAYVADGDPNSGVIIGDDSVMVVDATATPAMAQDLIRAIRGVTDKPIRHVALTHYHAVRVLGASAFAAEGAATVIASRGTHELIVERGQADMDSEIGRFPRLFRSSESIPGLTWPTLVFERELTIRLGSLEVRMMHLGNGHTRGDSVVWIPSQGICFAGDLVEFNAGVYTGDAYLADWPATLDRLEALRPAQMVPGRGPALTTPQDCREAIGYTRRWVQTLYGCAREGVASGKSLKQVYADTRRVMDPEFGHVVIYEHAIPFDVSRAYDEASGIVDPRVWTAERDRDMWAELNS from the coding sequence ATGAGCAAGCCTTTCGCGTCCCAGGCCGACCTGGCGGAAAAGAAAATCTCGTTCGAGCGCCTGTCGGACAACGCCTATGCCTACGTCGCCGACGGCGATCCGAATTCGGGCGTCATCATCGGCGACGACAGCGTGATGGTGGTCGACGCCACGGCCACGCCGGCCATGGCGCAGGACCTGATCCGCGCGATTCGCGGCGTCACCGACAAGCCTATCCGCCATGTCGCCCTGACGCACTACCACGCGGTGCGCGTGCTGGGCGCGTCCGCCTTCGCCGCCGAAGGCGCGGCCACCGTCATCGCCAGCCGTGGCACCCACGAGCTGATCGTCGAGCGCGGCCAGGCCGACATGGACTCTGAGATCGGCCGTTTTCCGCGCCTGTTCCGCTCGTCCGAATCGATCCCCGGCCTGACCTGGCCCACCCTCGTGTTCGAACGCGAGCTGACGATCCGGCTGGGCTCGCTGGAGGTGCGCATGATGCATCTGGGCAATGGCCACACGCGCGGCGACAGCGTGGTCTGGATTCCGTCGCAGGGCATCTGTTTCGCGGGCGACCTGGTCGAGTTCAACGCCGGCGTCTACACCGGCGACGCCTACCTGGCCGACTGGCCCGCCACGCTGGATCGCCTCGAGGCGCTGCGCCCCGCGCAGATGGTGCCGGGCCGAGGCCCGGCGCTGACCACGCCGCAGGACTGCCGAGAAGCCATCGGCTACACGCGCCGCTGGGTGCAGACGCTGTACGGCTGCGCGCGCGAGGGCGTGGCCAGCGGCAAGTCGCTCAAGCAGGTCTATGCCGACACGCGACGCGTGATGGATCCGGAATTCGGCCATGTCGTCATCTACGAACACGCGATTCCCTTCGACGTCTCGCGCGCCTACGACGAAGCCAGCGGCATCGTCGACCCGCGCGTCTGGACCGCCGAGCGCGACCGCGACATGTGGGCCGAGCTGAACAGCTGA
- a CDS encoding DUF2783 domain-containing protein, whose translation MPLSQPQLDDLLERLIALTSAPDPSVQRDRLAQLVLLLIEALGDGDRAQAVVDEMMAAHADPSCLSIP comes from the coding sequence ATGCCCCTGTCGCAGCCGCAGCTTGACGATCTGCTCGAACGTCTGATCGCGCTCACCAGCGCGCCCGATCCCTCGGTCCAGCGCGACCGTCTGGCGCAGCTGGTGCTGCTGCTGATCGAAGCGCTGGGCGACGGCGACCGTGCCCAGGCCGTCGTCGACGAAATGATGGCGGCGCACGCGGACCCGTCCTGCCTGTCCATTCCCTGA